One genomic region from Populus nigra chromosome 8, ddPopNigr1.1, whole genome shotgun sequence encodes:
- the LOC133701932 gene encoding 3-oxoacyl-[acyl-carrier-protein] synthase II, chloroplastic-like, which produces MSLACEKDQPLRFPMSEYPKTMSKRNRPGKLVSKCSIDIGGADKRSCNSVSSFYGSGIQISMSSFQSFEPSEEFHSVKRLSLSPAILGFIIAMAVHTESDLIMKRRRPTKEQRRVVVTGMGAVTSIGHDLDVFYTNLPDGVSGISRIECFDCAEFLTKIAGKIKSFSPYGWVSPKLSKRADKFMLYMLHLEKFTFGQFQGWMGPNYSASSSCSFSNDLKLCGGSEAPIIPNLVNIKEEQNIYAEFLGGSCTCDAYRITEPHPDGKGISLCIEQALDRSGVDREDVNYISAHATSTPTGDLAEYQALVRCFGKNPELRVNSTKSMIGNLQGAAGAVEAPATIKVSSSTSSTHIGDVSHE; this is translated from the exons ATGTCTCTGGCTTGTGAGAAAGATCAGCCTCTAAGGTTTCCTATGTCTGAATATCCAAAAACAATGAGCAAAAGGAACAGACCAGGGAAGCTGGTGTCCAAATGCAGCATCGATATTGGTGGTGCTGACAAGCGTTCATGTAACTCAGTTTCATCGTTCTATGGTTCTGGCATCCAAATATCAATGAGTTCTTTCCAATCTTTTGAGCCCTCTGAGGAGTTCCACAGTGTAAAGAGGTTGTCTTTGTCTCCAGCCATCTTGG GATTCATTATTGCTATGGCTGTTCACACTGAAAGCGATCTGATCATGAAGAGAAGAAGGCCTACTAAAGAGCAACGGCGTGTTGTTGTTACTGGAATGGGTGCTGTAACCTCAATTGGTCATGATTTAGATGTATTCTACACCAATCTTCCCGACGGTGTTAGCGGGATAAGTAGAATTGAGTGCTTTGACTGTGCAGAATTTCTAACT AAAATTGCTGGAAAAATCAAGTCTTTCTCACCATATGGATGGGTCTCGCCGAAGCTTTCGAAGAGGGCAGATAAGTTTATGCTTTATATGCTTCATTTGGAG AAATTTACCTTTGGCCAGTTTCAGGGATGGATGGGCCCTAACTACTCGGCATCCTCCTCTTGTTCATTTAGCAAC GACTTGAAGCTTTGTGGCGGCTCCGAAGCACCCATTATTCCAAATTTGGTAAACAT AAAAGAGGAGCAAAATATCTATGCGGAGTTCCTTGGTGGAAGCTGCACTTGTGATGCTTATCGCATAACCGAACCTCATCCTGATG GAAAGGGTATTTCTCTCTGCATAGAACAGGCCTTAGATCGATCTGGTGTAGATAGAGAAGATGTAAATTACATAAGCGCTCATGCAACATCTACGCCAACTGGCGATCTAGCTGAATATCAAGCTCTAGTTCGTTGTTTCGGCAAAAATCCTGAg TTAAGAGTGAACTCTACCAAATCCATGATTGGTAACCTGCAAGGAGCTGCAGGTGCTGTAGAAGCTCCGGCAACAATTAAGGTAAGCAGCTCTACTTCTTCCACGCATATAGGTGATGTCAGTCACGAATAA
- the LOC133701023 gene encoding zinc finger CCCH domain-containing protein 62-like, translating into MVTYKQKKPQDEQQQEEVYGTESGGSDPDYDSDTDPSYSIIEETRSNLSRLSIKKKSKSRVAKDLDLSFDKDPGEKETKLAEVDEKSYEEVQKIIQAGKLEGLKVEQCKVYLRKNKLRLTGKKDTLIQRIKEHQEILSGGGEKKYPISSFVLDCKGDACRGDIVMFDQNVYDKYNIASRSAMGPPIGTRMVAGKIVQESYGAAKQQHTFTIEVLWSKGENPLPPLHPLLIKGRNLYRMKTLRQRWEDEGERRKILLEKHLRGSLARSNRETRIQEKEGRKMLRVERALKKEETNKSSSQLNPRTSLNNGLSRMDQRQPLKCADRNRPMGSPHRQGCEQPKLHANRGENDYRGQVPGNSVEYSDIQDDFCSRSPNFCRKPLASIHNSSPIRSPHRQGGDQQIQLCRYFAQGRCHYGHNCKFVHESREGQLCRYFAQGRCHYGHSCKFVHESREGREQRREERGGGPCSPRREEWPPNPRRLERRPYLF; encoded by the exons ATGGTAacctataaacaaaaaaaaccccaagatgaacaacaacaagaagaagttTATGGTACTGAAAGTGGAGGGTCCGACCCTGATTATGATTCTGATACTGATCCAAGCTACAGCATTATTGAAGAGACTCGAAGCAATCTCTCAAGATTGTCTATCAAGAAGAAATCAAAGTCACG CGTTGCAAAGGATCTGGACCTGAGCTTTGATAAAGACCCGGGAGAAAAAGAGACGAAATTGGCAGAAGTAGATGAGAAAAGTTATGAGGAAGTTCAAAAGATCATACAAG CTGGGAAGTTAGAGGGGCTCAAAGTGGAACAATGTAAGGTCTATTTGAGGAAGAACAAATTGAGACTGACCGGCAAAAAGGACACACTCATCCAGCGCATAAAGGAGCATCAAGA GATTTTGAGTGGCGGAGGGGAGAAAAAGTACCCCATATCTAGCTTTGTTTTGGACTGTAAAG GGGATGCATGCAGAGGTGACATTGTCATGTTTGACCAGAATGTTTACGATAA GTATAATATAGCATCACGAAGTGCCATGGGTCCTCCTATCGGAACAAGGATGGTTGCAGGTAAAATTGTGCAGGAAAGCTATGGTGCTGCCAAGCAACAGCATACATTTACA ATAGAAGTCCTTTGGAGCAAAGGGGAGAATCCACTCCCTCCACTTCATCCCCTCCTAATAAAGGGTCGGAACCTGTATCGAATGAAGACCTTAAGACAG AGATGGGAAGATGAAGGAGAAAGGCGTAAGATTCTTCTCGAAAAGCACTTAAGAGGTTCTCTCGCCAGGTCTAACAGAGAAACCAGGATCCAGGAGAAGGAAGGGAGGAAAATGCTCAGGGTGGAAAG GGCCTTGAAAAAGGAAGAGACAAACAAGAGTAGCTCTCAGTTAAATCCCCGCACAAGTTTAAACAATGGGTTGTCAAGGATGGATCAGAGACAACCCTTGAAATGTGCTGACCGCAATCGTCCAATGGGATCACCACACAGACAAGGCTGCGAACAACCTAAACTTCATGCAAACCGAGGGGAAAATGATTACCGTGGCCAAGTTCCGGGAAACTCAGTCGAGTACAGTGACATCCAGGATGATTTTTGTTCAAGGTCTCCCAACTTCTGTAGAAAGCCACTGGCAAGCATTCATAACTCTAGTCCAATTAGATCACCACATAGACAAGGCGGCGACCAACAGATACAGCTATGCAGATACTTTGCTCAAGGAAGATGTCATTACGGTCACAATTGCAAATTTGTGCATGAATCAAGGGAGGGACAGCTATGCAGATACTTTGCTCAAGGAAGATGTCATTACGGTCACAGTTGCAAATTTGTGCATGAATCAAGGGAGGGACGCGAGcagaggagagaggagagaggtgGTGGGCCTTGTAGCCCAAGGAGAGAGGAGTGGCCTCCCAACCCAAGAAGGCTGGAACGAAGACCATACTTGTTCTGA
- the LOC133702388 gene encoding 25.3 kDa vesicle transport protein SEC22-1 — MVKLTMIARVTDGLPLAEGLDDGRDVKDAEMYKQQVKALFKNLASGHNDASRMSIETGPYIFHYIIEGRICYLTMCDRSYPKKLAFQYLEDLKNEFERVNGPQIETAARPYAFIKFDTFIQKTKKLYQDTRTQRNIAKLNDELYEVHQIMTRNVQEVLGVGEKLDQVSQMSSRLTSESRVYADKARDLNRQALIRKWAPVAIVLGVVFLLFWIKTKLW; from the exons ATGGTGAAGCTGACAATGATTGCTCGTGTTACGGATGGTCTTCCGCTAGCAGAGGGACTGGATGATGGTCGTGATGTGAAAGATGCTGAAATGTACAAACAGCAGGTCAAGGCACTTTTCAAGAACCTTGCATCTGGCCACAATGATGCTTCGAGGATGTCAATTGAAACTGGCCCTTATATTTTCCA TTATATTATTGAAGGACGTATTTGTTACCTCACTATGTGCGACCGTTCTTATCCTAAGAAGCTTGCCTTTCAATACCTAGAAGACCTTAAGAATGAATTTGAGCGTGTCAATGGGCCTCAAATTGAAACTGCTGCTAGACCATATGCCTTCATTAAATTtg atacTTTTatacagaaaacaaaaaaattgtacCAGGACACCCGCACCCAACGGAATATTGCTAAGTTGAATGATGAGCTGTATGAAGTCCACCAAATAATGACTCGCAATGTGCAGGAAGTTCTGGGTGTTGGTGAAAAGCTGGACC AGGTCAGTCAAATGTCAAGCCGGTTAACATCAGAATCCCGTGTATATGCTGACAAGGCAAGAGATTTGAATCGACAG GCCTTAATTCGAAAGTGGGCCCCTGTCGCCATTGTGCTAGGAGTTGTCTTCCTCCTCTTTTGGATTAAAACAAAGCTCTGGTGA
- the LOC133701202 gene encoding peroxisomal (S)-2-hydroxyacid oxidase GLO3-like isoform X2, which yields MAEIHYKLAYSDQGNTHSRGCHFSANIMVSGICKLDPLHTGGYFAAIKAMEVGAAGIIVSNHGARQLDYTPATISVLEEVVQAVGRRVPVLLDGGVRRGTDVFKALALGAQAVLVGRPVIYGLAAKGEAGVRKVMQMLKDELELTMALAGCPGVEDISRSHVRTDRDRLQSML from the exons ATGGCTGAAATCCACTACAAACTTGCCTATTCTGATCAAGGGAATACTCACTCGAGAGGATG TCATTTCTCAGCCAACATAATGGTATCTGGAATATGTAAGCTAGATCCTTTACACACTGGAGGTTATTTTGCAGCCATTAAGGCCATGGAAGTAGGTGCTGCTGGGATTATCGTCTCCAATCATGGAGCTCGTCAGCTTGATTATACTCCAGCCACAATCTCAGTTCTGGAAGAG GTGGTTCAAGCTGTAGGAAGGAGAGTTCCTGTTCTCCTTGATGGAGGAGTACGGCGAGGAACAGATGTTTTCAAGGCGCTGGCCCTTGGTGCACAAGCAGTTCTT GTTGGGAGGCCAGTTATTTATGGGCTAGCAGCAAAGGGAGAAGCAGGGGTGAGAAAGGTGATGCAAATGCTGAAGGACGAGCTTGAGCTCACCATGGCCCTCGCAGGCTGCCCTGGTGTGGAAGACATTAGCAGGAGCCATGTAAGGACTGACCGCGACAGGCTCCAATCAATGCTCTAA
- the LOC133701248 gene encoding protein MLN51 homolog: protein MNRDPGRGRGRGRGRGRGRGRGRDLGRGRERDRGRGQWPSPVGGEHWVPKGRSSDPSFHSTYSVGADESSSDEKPFSNRGRNSQPNSRGWFPSYPNSAGNIFWPSSDEQPFSNRGRNSQPNSRGWFPSYPNSAGNIFWPSSDKKPFSNRGRNSQPNSRGWFPSYPNSAGNIFCQREPLENKSLEDSMSSTGRILHDPSAPSCSSIGSNQLDCSVASNSVNKGDSALMPAISGSRDMKSDIVSAPLEKGAQDGAVHLDFSLKLNSTVPLQNQNESHLTMHKRL, encoded by the exons ATGAATCGTGATCCTGGTCGAGGTCGAGGTCGAGGTCGAGGTCGAGGTCGAGGACGAGGACGAGGACGAGATCTAGGTCGAGGTCGAGAACGAGATCGAGGTCGAGGTCAATGGCCCAGTCCTGTAGGAGGCGAGCATTGGGTTCCCAAGGGGAGATCTTCGGATCCTTCTTTCCACAGTACCTACTCT GTTGGAGCAGATGAGTCTTCTTCCGACGAGAAACCTTTTAGCAACAGAGGAAGAAACTCGCAGCCGAATTCACGAGGGTGGTTTCCAAGTTATCCCAACAGTGCGGGTAACATTTTTTGGCCTTCTTCTGATGAGCAACCTTTTAGCAACAGAGGAAGAAACTCGCAGCCGAATTCACGAGGGTGGTTTCCAAGTTATCCCAACAGTGCGGGTAACATTTTTTGGCCTTCTTCTGATAAGAAACCTTTTAGCAACAGAGGAAGAAACTCGCAGCCGAATTCACGAGGGTGGTTTCCAAGTTATCCAAACAGTGCGGGTAACATTTTTTGCCAGAGGGAACCATTAGAAAATAAGTCATTAGAAGATAGCATGTCCAGTACGGGAAGGATCCTGCACGACCCAAGTGCTCCCAGTTGCAGCAGTATTGGGTCAAATCAGTTAGATTGTTCTGTGGCTTCAAATTCAGTTAACAAGGGCGACTCTGCATTGATGCCAGCTATTTCAGGTTCTAGGGATATGAAGTCTGATATTGTTAGCGCTCCCTTGGAGAAGGGAGCACAGGATGGTGCAGTGCACCTTGATTTCTCTCTCAAACTGAATAGTACTGTCCCATTGCAAAATCAGAATGAGTCTCACCTGACAATGCATAAGAGGCTGTAA
- the LOC133701202 gene encoding peroxisomal (S)-2-hydroxyacid oxidase GLO4-like isoform X1, which yields MSTEVVSDKGSNLEAYANETMDPSLCWRDIAWLKSTTNLPILIKGILTREDAIKAMEVGAAGIIVSNHGARQLDYTPATISVLEEVVQAVGRRVPVLLDGGVRRGTDVFKALALGAQAVLVGRPVIYGLAAKGEAGVRKVMQMLKDELELTMALAGCPGVEDISRSHVRTDRDRLQSML from the exons ATGTCAACTGAAGTTGTCTCT GATAAGGGTTCGAACTTGGAAGCTTACGCCAACGAAACCATGGACCCTTCTTTGTGTTGGAGG GATATAGCATGGCTGAAATCCACTACAAACTTGCCTATTCTGATCAAGGGAATACTCACTCGAGAGGATG CCATTAAGGCCATGGAAGTAGGTGCTGCTGGGATTATCGTCTCCAATCATGGAGCTCGTCAGCTTGATTATACTCCAGCCACAATCTCAGTTCTGGAAGAG GTGGTTCAAGCTGTAGGAAGGAGAGTTCCTGTTCTCCTTGATGGAGGAGTACGGCGAGGAACAGATGTTTTCAAGGCGCTGGCCCTTGGTGCACAAGCAGTTCTT GTTGGGAGGCCAGTTATTTATGGGCTAGCAGCAAAGGGAGAAGCAGGGGTGAGAAAGGTGATGCAAATGCTGAAGGACGAGCTTGAGCTCACCATGGCCCTCGCAGGCTGCCCTGGTGTGGAAGACATTAGCAGGAGCCATGTAAGGACTGACCGCGACAGGCTCCAATCAATGCTCTAA